The Miscanthus floridulus cultivar M001 chromosome 17, ASM1932011v1, whole genome shotgun sequence genome has a window encoding:
- the LOC136516834 gene encoding uncharacterized protein isoform X1 yields MEIKRDVWSLLLVLLLGQLVAFAMAASSFTSSVIANLGVNAPLTQSFFAYLLLTIVYVPIVLRRRQKLQIAWYWYLALAFFDVQGNYLVVKAYQYSYITSVTLLDCWTVVWVIMLTWYALGTRYSLWQFVGAGTCVAGLALVLLSDAESPEEQDPGKMPLLGDVLVIAGTVGFAFSNVGEEYCVKKKDRVEVVAMLGLFGLLISIVQILIFERKGLEAVTWSSTMINLFAGFAVAIFIFYTITPFVLKMSGSTLFNLSLLTSDMWAVAIRVLFYQQQINWLYYLAFTVVAIGLIIYSLNDSSSDDETAASTEAPAQYQQLPIEDNSTRIGSNSGSQERTHKEEVHTC; encoded by the exons ATGGAGATTAAGAGGGATGTATGGAGCCTGCTGCTCGTGCTGCTCCTCGGGCAGCTCGTCGCCTTCGCCATGGCCGCCTCAAGCTTCACCTCCTCCGTCATTGCTAATCTTG GAGTTAATGCACCACTGACACAGTCTTTCTTCGCTTACCTGTTGCTGACCATAGTCTATGTACCAATCGTCCTGCGTCGACGGCAGAAGCTGCAA ATAGCATGGTACTGGTATCTAGCTCTGGCCTTCTTTGATGTACAGGGGAACTATCTTG TTGTGAAGGCATACCAGTACTCATACATTACCAGTGTAACTTTGTTGGATTGTTGGACTGTTGTATGGGTCATCATGCTCACCTGGTACGCATTGGGCACAAGATACTCACTCTGGCAGTTCGTGGGGGCAGGGACATGTGTGGCAGGGCTTGCCCTTGTGCTGCTTTCAGATGCAGAATCTCCAGAGGAGCAAG ATCCAGGAAAAATGCCACTTCTGGGGGATGTCCTTGTTATTGCCGGGACAGTTGGTTTTGCGTTTAGCAATGTTGGGGAG GAATACTGTGTCAAGAAAAAGGATAGAGTTGAAGTTGTTGCAATGCTTGGACTCTTTGGGTTGCTGATCAGCATAGTGCAGAT ACTTATATTTGAAAGGAAGGGCCTAGAAGCAGTTACATGGTCTTCAACAATG ATAAATCTGTTTGCAGGATTTGCAGTGGCAATTTTCATATTCTACACAATTACTCCTTTCGTTCTTAAG ATGAGTGGATCTACATTGTTCAACCTTTCACTGCTAACATCTGACATGTGGGCAGTTGCCATTCGAGTTTTATTCTATCAGCAACAG ATAAACTGGTTGTACTACCTAGCATTCACAGTTGTGGCCATTGGATTAATCATCTATTCGTTGAA TGATAGTtcttcagatgatgaaacagCTGCAAGTACAGAAGCACCAGCCCAATATCAGCAACTACCAATTGAAGACAATTCAACAAGAATTGGTTCCAATTCAGGTAGCCAAGAAAGGACACATAAGGAAGAAGTTCATACCTGTTAG
- the LOC136516834 gene encoding uncharacterized protein isoform X2: MEIKRDVWSLLLVLLLGQLVAFAMAASSFTSSVIANLGVNAPLTQSFFAYLLLTIVYVPIVLRRRQKLQIAWYWYLALAFFDVQGNYLVVKAYQYSYITSVTLLDCWTVVWVIMLTWYALGTRYSLWQFVGAGTCVAGLALVLLSDAESPEEQDPGKMPLLGDVLVIAGTVGFAFSNVGEEYCVKKKDRVEVVAMLGLFGLLISIVQMKGLEAVTWSSTMINLFAGFAVAIFIFYTITPFVLKMSGSTLFNLSLLTSDMWAVAIRVLFYQQQINWLYYLAFTVVAIGLIIYSLNDSSSDDETAASTEAPAQYQQLPIEDNSTRIGSNSGSQERTHKEEVHTC; the protein is encoded by the exons ATGGAGATTAAGAGGGATGTATGGAGCCTGCTGCTCGTGCTGCTCCTCGGGCAGCTCGTCGCCTTCGCCATGGCCGCCTCAAGCTTCACCTCCTCCGTCATTGCTAATCTTG GAGTTAATGCACCACTGACACAGTCTTTCTTCGCTTACCTGTTGCTGACCATAGTCTATGTACCAATCGTCCTGCGTCGACGGCAGAAGCTGCAA ATAGCATGGTACTGGTATCTAGCTCTGGCCTTCTTTGATGTACAGGGGAACTATCTTG TTGTGAAGGCATACCAGTACTCATACATTACCAGTGTAACTTTGTTGGATTGTTGGACTGTTGTATGGGTCATCATGCTCACCTGGTACGCATTGGGCACAAGATACTCACTCTGGCAGTTCGTGGGGGCAGGGACATGTGTGGCAGGGCTTGCCCTTGTGCTGCTTTCAGATGCAGAATCTCCAGAGGAGCAAG ATCCAGGAAAAATGCCACTTCTGGGGGATGTCCTTGTTATTGCCGGGACAGTTGGTTTTGCGTTTAGCAATGTTGGGGAG GAATACTGTGTCAAGAAAAAGGATAGAGTTGAAGTTGTTGCAATGCTTGGACTCTTTGGGTTGCTGATCAGCATAGTGCAGAT GAAGGGCCTAGAAGCAGTTACATGGTCTTCAACAATG ATAAATCTGTTTGCAGGATTTGCAGTGGCAATTTTCATATTCTACACAATTACTCCTTTCGTTCTTAAG ATGAGTGGATCTACATTGTTCAACCTTTCACTGCTAACATCTGACATGTGGGCAGTTGCCATTCGAGTTTTATTCTATCAGCAACAG ATAAACTGGTTGTACTACCTAGCATTCACAGTTGTGGCCATTGGATTAATCATCTATTCGTTGAA TGATAGTtcttcagatgatgaaacagCTGCAAGTACAGAAGCACCAGCCCAATATCAGCAACTACCAATTGAAGACAATTCAACAAGAATTGGTTCCAATTCAGGTAGCCAAGAAAGGACACATAAGGAAGAAGTTCATACCTGTTAG